The genome window ACCAAACACTGGTACCTACCCCTGGATCAGTACGAGCCCTGGCTGCGCGAGTGGATTGTGGAAGGTCACAAGCAGGACTGGAAAACCAATGTGTACGGCCAGTGCAAGAGCTGGATCGACCAGGGTCTGCAGCCCCGCGCCGTTACCCGCGACCTGGACTGGGGCGTACCCGTGCCGGTGGAAGGGGCGGAAGGCAAGGTGCTTTACGTGTGGTTTGATGCGCCCATCGGCTACATTTCCGCCACCAAAGACCTACTACCCGACACCTGGGAAACCTACTGGAAAGACCAAGGCACGCAGCTAGTGCACTTTATCGGTAAGGATAACATCGTATTCCACTGCATCATCTTCCCGGCGATGCTCAAGGCCCACGGCGACTATATTCTGCCGACCAACGTGCCCGCCAATGAGTTTCTGAATCTGGAAGGCGACAAAATCAGCACGAGCCGCAACTGGGCCGTGTGGCTGCACGAGTACCTGCAGGATTTCCCCGGCCAGGCCGATGTGCTGCGCTACGTGCTCTGCGCCAACGCTCCCGAAAACAAGGACAACGACTTCACCTGGAAGGACTTTCAGGCCCGCAACAACAACGAACTGGTGGCTAACCTGGGCAACTTCGTGAACCGGGCCGTGGTGCTGACGCACAAGTTCTTTGAGGGAAAAGTGCCCGCCGCCGTGGGCTTTACTACCGAAGATGAGGACGTGCTGCGCCAGCTCCAGGAGTTTCCGCAACGCATCGGGGAGCTGATCGACAACTACCGCTTCCGCGACGCCCTAAACGAGCTGATGAACCTGACGCGCCTGGGCAATAAGTACCTCGCCGATATGGAGCCCTGGAAGCTAATTAAGTCAGATGAGGCGCGCACGGGTACGGTGCTGCATGTCGCTCTGCAATTGGCCGCTAGCCTCGTAACATTGCTAGAGCCCTTCCTACCCACAGCCGCCAGCCGCCTCGGTACCATGCTCAACATCGAAAAAGGTACTTGGCAGCAAGCTGGCCGCCTCGAGAACCTAGCTGCTGGTCATCAGCTAGCGGAGGCTGCTTTGCTGTTCACCAAAATCGAAGACGCTACTGTAGAAGCCCAGGTGCAAAAGCTGCTAGATACCAAGAAAGCCAACGAGCTAGCCGCTGCCGTTTCGGCCCCGGCCAAGGACGACATCAGCTTCGAGCAGTTCCAGACCATGGACTTGCGCATCGGTACCATTGTGGCTGCGGAGAAAGTCGCTAAAACCAAGAAGCTGCTCAAACTCAGCGTTGATCTAGGCTTTGAAGAGCCCCGCACCATCGTGTCGGGCATTGCCGAGCATTTCCTGCCCGAAGCCCTGGTGGGCCAGCAGGTACAAGTGCTGCTCAACTTGGCTCCCCGCGAAATCAAGGGAATCCAAAGCCAAGGCATGCTCCTAATGGCCGAAAACGCCGATGGCTCTTTAAGCCTGATGCAGCCGAGCAGCCACGTACGGCCGGGTTCGGGCGTGGCATAGTTCTACCGTTTAAGCTTATAAAAAAGCCGGTCGCCGAGGTATTCAACTTGGCGACCGGCTTTTTTATGAACGGATTGGGTTACGATACTTGACTATGTTCTATTAAAACAGATCAGTTAAACACCATCTTATTGTTACTGGCTACAATGGAAGCAGGGTCGTTTTTGATTGCTGTGATCTTAGTAATCCTTTTATACTTGATTTTACCAATAGTGATAATATGGGGTGGTGTCAAACTATTGCGTTCCAACGACGAACAAAGGCACCAATTGATAACCAGATTCCTTGGTGTTATGCTGTTATTATTACTGTCAGTCTACGTAGTGGTAGGGGTAGTGAAAGTGATTAATTTCCTGTCTTAAGCCTGTTTATTTAACGTTCACCACATTCATGGCCCGCTCCAAGCCTACTGTACCGAACAGCAGCACTGCTTCGGCGGCTTTTTCCAGACGGCCTTCGAGGTCAATTTGCTCATCCGCGGAGAAAGGGCTGAGCACGTAATCTACCTGCCGGCCTTTGCTAAAGCTGGAGTCAATACCGAAGCGCAGGCGGGCGTACTCGTCGGTGCCTAGTGTTTCCTGAATGTGCTTGAGGCCGTTCTGCCCGCCCGCGGAGCCTTTGCCTTTCAACCGGAGCTTGCCGAAGGGTAGGGCCAGGTCGTCGGTTACTACCACCATCTGCTCCTTAGTCAGCTTGAGGGCACTAAGCCAGTGCGCGGCCGCTTTCCCGCTGAGGTTCATGTAGGTAGTGGGCTTTACC of Hymenobacter sublimis contains these proteins:
- the metG gene encoding methionine--tRNA ligase; translated protein: MPSAPQRYTVTAALPYANGPVHIGHLAGVYIPADIYARYLRAQQRDVKFICGSDEHGVPITIRAQKEGVTPQQVVDKYHAIIRDSFRDFGISFDIYSRTSSQTHAEVASGFFKKLYEEGKFIEQTSQQYYDEKADQFLADRYIVGTCPNCGNDNAYGDQCEKCGTSLSPTELINPRSMLSGNQPVLRETKHWYLPLDQYEPWLREWIVEGHKQDWKTNVYGQCKSWIDQGLQPRAVTRDLDWGVPVPVEGAEGKVLYVWFDAPIGYISATKDLLPDTWETYWKDQGTQLVHFIGKDNIVFHCIIFPAMLKAHGDYILPTNVPANEFLNLEGDKISTSRNWAVWLHEYLQDFPGQADVLRYVLCANAPENKDNDFTWKDFQARNNNELVANLGNFVNRAVVLTHKFFEGKVPAAVGFTTEDEDVLRQLQEFPQRIGELIDNYRFRDALNELMNLTRLGNKYLADMEPWKLIKSDEARTGTVLHVALQLAASLVTLLEPFLPTAASRLGTMLNIEKGTWQQAGRLENLAAGHQLAEAALLFTKIEDATVEAQVQKLLDTKKANELAAAVSAPAKDDISFEQFQTMDLRIGTIVAAEKVAKTKKLLKLSVDLGFEEPRTIVSGIAEHFLPEALVGQQVQVLLNLAPREIKGIQSQGMLLMAENADGSLSLMQPSSHVRPGSGVA
- the pth gene encoding aminoacyl-tRNA hydrolase; this translates as MSKFLVLCLGNIGPEYADTRHNVGFMVGDYLARKHEAAPWALGRHAFTTEIKHKGHTFVLVKPTTYMNLSGKAAAHWLSALKLTKEQMVVVTDDLALPFGKLRLKGKGSAGGQNGLKHIQETLGTDEYARLRFGIDSSFSKGRQVDYVLSPFSADEQIDLEGRLEKAAEAVLLFGTVGLERAMNVVNVK